From one Melioribacteraceae bacterium genomic stretch:
- a CDS encoding family 16 glycosylhydrolase, translating into MMKEKEINYTILAIVVILFNVTIHAKQYKGAELRTHETFTYGRFEVSYIPAKREGVVSSFFTYHEISNVNNWNEIDFEFIGRYENQIQCNVISPGQRNHEASIPLEFNPYAEFHTYAFEWTPDYIAWFVDGIEIYRQTEDHIAQINRAQKIMMNIWPPNYIDWVGKIDSKNLPARAYYDWVSYSSYTPGEGSSGTDNNFTFQWRDDFDFYDSSRWGRGTHTWVGNESDFVTENVQFENGVMILCLTREGETGLVDNQPPVVMWAKENSFNQVIVQFGEEVDKNSAETITNYIIPGVTITGAELSSDRTFVTLSTQNYNPDITYNVIVQNIKDDKPEANTLSATAKTIKQLGTLTFPVKINVGGNAVNDFLADQEWTPSLDYGFMDGSPTLYPGNLQIADTDIPEVYRSERHRLVTYRIDAPRGIYNIKLHFAENYFDESSKRVFDITIENEKIADDLDIFSIAGKNTAYVIEHEIFIDDDRIDIYFTNEIDYALINAIELEQITTGISDSDELQKSIRLNQNYPNPFNPSTTIEYHLPTNAFVSLKIYDMLGREVDTLINEFNDMGSHKFQYNPENLASGVYLYRLSVDGEITSVKKMVFLK; encoded by the coding sequence ATGATGAAAGAGAAAGAAATCAATTATACAATCTTGGCAATCGTTGTCATTCTATTTAATGTTACTATTCATGCAAAACAATACAAAGGTGCCGAACTTAGAACACATGAGACCTTTACTTACGGTAGATTTGAAGTGAGCTATATCCCCGCTAAAAGGGAAGGTGTTGTATCTTCGTTTTTTACATATCATGAAATAAGCAATGTAAATAATTGGAATGAGATTGATTTCGAGTTTATCGGGCGATACGAAAATCAAATTCAGTGTAACGTAATTTCACCCGGTCAAAGAAATCACGAGGCAAGTATTCCGCTTGAATTTAATCCATATGCAGAATTTCATACTTATGCGTTTGAGTGGACACCTGATTATATAGCGTGGTTTGTTGACGGAATTGAAATATACAGACAAACAGAAGATCACATAGCACAAATTAATCGCGCTCAAAAAATCATGATGAATATTTGGCCACCAAACTATATTGATTGGGTTGGTAAAATTGATTCAAAAAATTTGCCGGCTCGTGCTTATTATGATTGGGTAAGTTATTCTTCCTACACACCTGGTGAAGGTAGTTCCGGAACTGATAATAATTTCACATTTCAATGGCGTGATGACTTTGATTTTTATGATTCCAGCAGATGGGGAAGAGGAACTCATACTTGGGTTGGTAACGAATCCGATTTTGTAACTGAAAATGTTCAGTTCGAAAACGGGGTCATGATACTTTGTTTAACCAGAGAAGGTGAGACCGGACTTGTTGATAACCAACCACCGGTTGTTATGTGGGCTAAAGAAAATTCTTTTAACCAAGTTATTGTTCAATTTGGTGAAGAGGTTGATAAAAATTCTGCAGAAACTATAACGAATTATATTATTCCAGGTGTTACTATAACAGGTGCTGAGTTATCATCCGATAGAACCTTCGTAACATTGAGCACGCAAAATTATAATCCGGATATAACCTACAACGTTATCGTTCAAAACATTAAAGATGATAAACCTGAAGCGAATACTCTATCAGCAACGGCAAAGACAATTAAACAATTAGGTACGTTAACATTTCCGGTAAAAATTAATGTCGGCGGTAATGCTGTAAATGATTTCTTGGCTGATCAAGAATGGACGCCTAGTTTAGACTATGGTTTTATGGATGGTTCACCCACATTGTATCCGGGCAACTTGCAAATAGCTGATACTGACATTCCGGAAGTATATCGTTCAGAAAGACATCGACTAGTTACTTACAGAATAGATGCACCAAGAGGTATCTATAATATTAAACTCCATTTTGCTGAGAATTATTTTGACGAAAGTTCTAAAAGAGTTTTTGATATAACTATTGAGAATGAAAAAATAGCTGATGATTTAGATATCTTCTCAATTGCTGGGAAGAACACCGCATATGTAATTGAGCATGAAATATTTATTGATGATGATCGCATTGATATTTACTTCACAAATGAAATCGACTATGCTTTGATAAATGCAATTGAGCTTGAACAAATAACCACCGGTATTAGTGACTCGGACGAATTACAGAAGTCGATACGATTGAATCAAAATTATCCCAACCCATTTAATCCTTCAACAACAATTGAATATCATCTTCCCACGAATGCATTTGTATCATTAAAAATTTATGATATGCTTGGTCGCGAAGTTGATACATTAATAAATGAATTTAATGATATGGGTTCTCATAAATTTCAATATAATCCGGAAAATTTAGCAAGTGGAGTTTACCTTTATCGGTTATCCGTTGACGGTGAAATAACTTCTGTCAAAAAAATGGTATTTCTGAAATAA
- a CDS encoding glycoside hydrolase family 16 protein, whose protein sequence is MKKITNIIFLLIISLTTLGCSKDESNPTETPKDDNDLPGYTLVWNDEFEGSAIDNNKWGHEVNARGGGNNELQYYTDRPENSFVQDGYLHIVAHQEEYTGDEGTRYYTSARMRTMNKGDWTYARIEVKAKIPYGQGMWPAIWMLPTDWSYGGWPSSGEIDIMEHVNSGSEIHGSVHTEAYNHRIGTQKTGQITIPDADDNFHVYAIEWSEDKIDFMVDGQVYFTFNNDKKGDYKTWPFDKRFHLLLNVAVGGDWPGNPTPQTLFPKEMVVDYVRVYNKDE, encoded by the coding sequence ATGAAAAAAATAACAAATATAATTTTCCTTTTAATTATTTCCTTAACCACCTTGGGTTGTTCAAAAGATGAATCAAATCCAACCGAAACACCAAAGGACGACAATGATCTTCCCGGTTATACTTTAGTATGGAATGATGAATTTGAAGGTTCAGCTATCGATAATAATAAATGGGGACATGAAGTCAACGCTAGGGGTGGTGGAAATAATGAACTGCAATATTATACAGATAGACCGGAAAACTCTTTTGTTCAAGACGGTTACTTGCACATTGTAGCTCATCAAGAAGAATATACAGGCGATGAAGGAACTCGCTATTATACTTCTGCTAGAATGAGAACGATGAACAAAGGTGATTGGACTTATGCAAGAATTGAAGTAAAAGCTAAAATTCCATACGGACAAGGCATGTGGCCTGCAATATGGATGCTTCCAACGGATTGGAGTTATGGCGGTTGGCCTTCAAGCGGTGAAATTGATATTATGGAACATGTTAATTCCGGTTCGGAAATTCATGGTTCCGTTCATACCGAAGCTTATAACCATAGAATCGGTACTCAAAAAACCGGACAAATAACTATCCCAGATGCCGATGATAATTTCCACGTCTACGCAATTGAATGGTCGGAAGATAAAATCGATTTTATGGTTGACGGACAAGTTTATTTCACTTTCAACAATGATAAAAAAGGTGATTATAAAACTTGGCCATTTGATAAAAGATTTCACTTGTTATTAAATGTTGCGGTAGGTGGAGATTGGCCGGGTAATCCAACACCTCAGACACTTTTCCCAAAAGAGATGGTTGTTGATTACGTTCGTGTTTATAATAAAGACGAATAG
- a CDS encoding sodium/sugar symporter — protein MNFATVDYIVFIVYIIGIVSLGLYVSRNKKGHEKDSQDYFLAGKSLTWWAIGASLIAANISAEQIIGMSGSGFAVGLAIASYEWMAAITLIIVGKYFLPIFIEKKIYTIPEYIEQRYNTTLKTILAIFWMFLFIFVNLTTVIFLGAKALDTIMGVGDGSMIIFFIILLASIAAAYSLYGGLSAVAWTDVIQVILLVLGGIIATVIALNYVTPEGGVLAGLSHLYDSAGDKFHMILEKGHPEFDNLPGIAVLIGGMWIANLYYWGFNQYIIQRTLAAKSLREAQKGIVFAAFLKLIIPLIVVIPGIIAYVLYAQPEGTAIIDGVRDSFDKSGGGINYDKAYPWLISHFVPVGLKGVVVAALTAAIVSSLASMLNSTSTIFTMDIYKPYIGTDKSEKRLVKVGRISAAVALVIACLVAPLLESVPQAFQYIQEYTGLVSPGILAVAMLGLFWKKTTTRGAIWGAILSIPVALFLKLSFVQLPFLDQMLYTFIISIVITAMISLTTSEVDDDSNGITLTSKMFTTDKAFNIGAYLVVIILAVLYTIFW, from the coding sequence ATGAACTTTGCAACTGTTGATTATATTGTTTTCATTGTCTATATCATTGGGATTGTTAGTCTTGGACTTTATGTATCCCGCAATAAAAAAGGACATGAAAAGGATTCTCAAGATTACTTTTTAGCAGGCAAGTCTTTAACATGGTGGGCAATCGGTGCATCACTGATCGCAGCTAATATTTCTGCCGAACAAATTATCGGTATGTCCGGCTCAGGATTTGCCGTTGGTTTGGCAATTGCTTCTTATGAGTGGATGGCAGCAATTACCCTTATCATTGTTGGTAAATATTTTCTTCCGATCTTTATTGAAAAGAAAATATATACAATCCCCGAATACATAGAACAGAGATATAATACAACGCTTAAAACAATTCTCGCAATCTTCTGGATGTTTCTCTTCATCTTTGTAAATCTTACAACAGTTATATTCCTTGGAGCTAAAGCACTCGATACAATTATGGGTGTCGGTGACGGTTCTATGATTATATTTTTTATTATTCTGCTTGCTTCAATTGCTGCCGCGTATTCATTATACGGTGGACTCTCTGCTGTTGCGTGGACAGATGTTATTCAAGTAATTCTTTTAGTTCTTGGTGGAATTATTGCAACAGTTATTGCATTAAACTATGTAACGCCTGAAGGTGGTGTCTTAGCTGGTCTTTCGCATTTATATGATTCCGCCGGTGATAAATTTCACATGATTCTGGAAAAAGGTCATCCCGAGTTCGATAATCTTCCCGGTATAGCTGTTTTAATTGGCGGTATGTGGATTGCTAATCTGTATTATTGGGGATTCAATCAGTATATCATTCAAAGAACTCTCGCGGCTAAATCATTACGTGAAGCTCAAAAAGGAATTGTGTTTGCCGCTTTCTTAAAATTAATTATTCCATTAATTGTTGTTATCCCTGGAATTATTGCATATGTACTTTATGCTCAACCCGAAGGCACAGCGATTATTGATGGTGTAAGAGATTCTTTCGATAAATCCGGCGGCGGTATAAACTATGATAAAGCGTACCCATGGTTAATTAGTCACTTTGTACCGGTCGGATTAAAAGGTGTTGTTGTTGCCGCATTAACTGCAGCCATAGTATCATCATTGGCGTCAATGCTTAATTCAACTTCGACAATTTTCACTATGGATATTTATAAACCTTATATCGGTACAGATAAATCGGAAAAACGACTTGTTAAAGTTGGTAGAATTAGTGCAGCAGTTGCATTGGTGATTGCATGTTTAGTTGCTCCTTTATTAGAAAGTGTTCCTCAAGCGTTTCAGTATATTCAAGAATATACCGGTTTGGTTAGTCCCGGAATTCTTGCAGTTGCAATGCTTGGTCTTTTCTGGAAAAAGACGACAACTCGCGGAGCTATTTGGGGAGCAATTCTATCAATACCGGTTGCATTATTCTTAAAGTTAAGTTTTGTTCAGCTTCCATTCTTAGATCAAATGCTATACACATTCATAATTAGTATCGTAATTACAGCAATGATCAGTTTAACAACTTCAGAAGTTGATGATGATTCAAACGGTATTACTCTTACTTCAAAAATGTTTACCACAGATAAAGCTTTCAACATTGGAGCTTACTTAGTAGTTATAATTCTAGCGGTTCTTTACACAATATTTTGGTGA
- a CDS encoding glycoside hydrolase family 5 protein, giving the protein MKKITRLLIVLLIFPFIVSCKNQDENPTEPIQEAQTVVELFGQLQVNGKNIVDKNGNIVALRGMSLFWSQWGANYYNRETIKWLRDDWKCTVIRAAMGVENGGYLDNPEAEYQKVKTAIDACIELGIYVIIDWHDHHAEDHLQEAKTFFNRVSSEYGNYPNIIYEIYNEPLNVSWNDVLKPYSQEVINVIRANDSDNIIVAGTRNWSQDVQDVIGNEIEGNNIAYSLHFYSSTHKQELRNKAIQAINAGIPLFVTEWGMSEANGSGIIDNVSLNEWADFMEVNNLSWCNWSIVNKDETSAALLPTTVKISGWSVSELSQSGKIIRDYLIQMNSPIFEELDK; this is encoded by the coding sequence TTGAAAAAAATAACCAGATTATTAATTGTGTTGCTAATATTTCCTTTCATTGTATCTTGTAAAAATCAGGATGAAAATCCAACCGAACCAATTCAAGAGGCACAAACAGTAGTTGAACTTTTCGGACAGCTTCAAGTGAACGGAAAAAATATCGTTGATAAAAATGGTAATATTGTCGCACTCAGAGGAATGAGTTTGTTCTGGAGCCAGTGGGGAGCAAATTATTATAATAGGGAAACTATTAAATGGCTTCGTGATGATTGGAAATGCACGGTCATACGTGCTGCTATGGGAGTTGAGAACGGCGGTTATCTCGATAATCCCGAAGCAGAATATCAAAAAGTAAAAACCGCAATTGATGCCTGCATCGAACTTGGTATCTATGTGATTATCGATTGGCATGATCATCACGCTGAAGATCATCTGCAAGAAGCCAAAACATTTTTTAATCGTGTATCATCCGAATACGGAAATTATCCCAATATTATTTATGAAATTTATAACGAACCTTTAAATGTATCTTGGAATGACGTTCTCAAACCATATTCGCAAGAAGTAATTAATGTGATTCGAGCAAATGATTCCGATAATATAATTGTTGCCGGTACTCGTAACTGGTCGCAGGATGTTCAAGATGTAATTGGAAATGAGATTGAAGGAAATAACATTGCTTACTCGTTACACTTTTATTCGAGCACACACAAGCAGGAGTTGAGAAATAAAGCTATTCAAGCAATAAATGCCGGCATTCCTTTGTTTGTTACCGAATGGGGAATGAGTGAGGCGAATGGAAGCGGAATTATTGATAACGTTAGTCTAAATGAATGGGCTGATTTTATGGAGGTCAACAATTTGAGCTGGTGTAACTGGTCGATTGTAAACAAAGATGAAACTTCCGCTGCACTTCTTCCGACAACAGTGAAAATATCGGGTTGGTCTGTTAGTGAACTATCTCAATCCGGGAAAATTATTCGCGACTATCTCATTCAAATGAATTCTCCGATTTTCGAAGAACTTGATAAATAG
- a CDS encoding PorV/PorQ family protein translates to MKARLITIKLSILLLLTSIGFAQNNFETNVSKRGTVAAPFLTISQGARATAMGSAFVAIADDPSAVYWNPAGIARLDQNGIVFDHTEWIADLKYNFGAGVIKAGSFGTLGVSFITSDYGEMNVTTIEEPNGTGETFSVRDIAFSIAWAINLTEDFSIGFNPKVVYQSIWNMSDYAFAIDMGVLYDTPFKGITLGMSITNFGSKMNLMGNTGVVLYDPDETTTGNNGRIPAELQTDSWDLPMGFKVGIAYHAIDNEDHKLVLGIDASHPNNDYESLNIGGEYVFNGIFAIRGGYKSLLLQDSEESFTIGAGFRQNLVGNININFNYSYSDFGRLSEVQKFSIGVNF, encoded by the coding sequence ATGAAAGCAAGACTAATAACAATAAAATTGTCAATTTTACTATTGCTGACCTCGATAGGTTTTGCTCAAAATAATTTTGAAACAAATGTTTCGAAACGCGGAACCGTTGCGGCACCTTTCCTCACAATTAGTCAAGGTGCAAGAGCTACAGCGATGGGAAGTGCATTCGTTGCAATCGCCGATGATCCTTCAGCAGTTTATTGGAACCCCGCTGGTATTGCCAGGCTAGATCAAAATGGAATTGTCTTTGATCATACGGAATGGATTGCTGATCTAAAGTATAACTTTGGTGCGGGTGTAATTAAGGCAGGAAGTTTTGGAACACTTGGTGTAAGTTTCATTACTTCTGATTACGGCGAAATGAATGTAACAACAATCGAAGAACCAAACGGAACAGGAGAAACCTTCTCGGTTCGTGATATAGCTTTTAGTATAGCATGGGCAATTAATTTAACTGAAGACTTCTCAATCGGTTTTAATCCCAAAGTTGTTTACCAAAGTATTTGGAACATGAGTGATTATGCATTCGCTATTGATATGGGTGTTCTTTACGACACGCCTTTTAAGGGAATCACACTCGGTATGTCAATAACAAACTTTGGTTCAAAAATGAATCTCATGGGAAATACCGGAGTTGTATTATATGATCCTGATGAAACGACAACAGGTAATAACGGCAGAATACCAGCGGAACTTCAAACCGATAGTTGGGATCTTCCTATGGGATTTAAGGTTGGTATTGCTTACCATGCGATAGATAATGAAGATCACAAATTAGTTTTGGGTATAGATGCTTCACACCCGAATAATGATTATGAGAGTTTAAATATCGGCGGTGAATATGTTTTTAACGGAATCTTTGCAATTAGAGGTGGTTATAAATCTCTATTACTGCAAGACAGCGAAGAATCCTTCACTATCGGTGCTGGTTTTAGACAGAACTTAGTCGGTAATATCAACATCAATTTTAATTACTCGTATTCTGATTTCGGAAGATTGAGTGAAGTTCAAAAATTTTCTATTGGAGTAAATTTCTAA
- a CDS encoding glycoside hydrolase family 3 N-terminal domain-containing protein, with the protein MKKFFIPLVLIVISVIFLAFSSKANDVNEEDKFIEDLLAKMTLEEKVGQMTQITLEVVTKEGEGRDPSKPLTMDIDKLRNALVDYKIGSIINTGGAANTVEAWQEIITTIQDVATKETNLKIPILYGIDAIHGASYTLGSTLFPQNITMAASRNLDLVKESAAITSYEIRASGIPWNFNPVLGLGRQPYWPRFWETFGEDSYLAAQLAENYVMGIQGDDPSNPVKAAACIKHYLGDSMPNNGRDRTPAWIPERVIRDILLPPYAAGVKAGALTVMVNSGENNGIPAHSDQFLITEILKGELQFKGFVVSDWEDIKRLHTRDRVAATPKEAVKMAVMAGLDMSMVPFDFSFATLLIELVNEGEVPLSRIDDAVKRILYVKHKLGLFDNPYPNKELINGFASDEFRKVNLKAAQEAITLLKNENSILPLSKDKKVLVTGPTSNQMMNLNGGWTITWQGNVESLYPKEKNTFLEAVQAEIGDDNVSFVQGVTINSEINIEEAVKAAENVDVIFACLGEDPYCETPGNITDLTLNEIQLKLVDELSKTGKPIVLVLYEGRPRGINKIVDKVDAILMGYLPGMEGADATVDIIYGEVNPSGKLPFSYPKTPMGFTTYDYKPLEKFDVNDYDPQWPFGFGLSYTSYEYADLSVSESAKIGESIEVSVKVTNTGKVAGKETVELYVTDLYGSVTRPVKQLKGFEKVYLEPGESKVINFTLTSDHLSFHNRENKKVVEPGDFNVKIGNLIKSFTLN; encoded by the coding sequence ATGAAGAAATTTTTTATCCCATTAGTATTAATAGTAATTAGCGTTATCTTCTTAGCGTTCAGCTCAAAAGCAAACGACGTAAATGAAGAAGACAAATTTATTGAGGACCTTCTCGCCAAAATGACCTTGGAAGAGAAAGTCGGACAAATGACACAAATCACTTTAGAAGTAGTAACTAAAGAAGGTGAAGGTCGCGATCCGAGTAAACCTCTTACAATGGATATCGATAAACTACGCAATGCGCTGGTTGATTATAAAATTGGATCGATAATAAATACCGGTGGTGCGGCTAATACAGTTGAAGCATGGCAGGAGATTATTACAACAATTCAGGATGTAGCGACCAAAGAAACTAATCTTAAGATTCCTATTCTTTATGGAATTGATGCGATCCATGGCGCAAGTTATACATTAGGATCGACATTATTCCCTCAAAATATTACAATGGCAGCTTCACGCAATCTAGATTTGGTGAAAGAGTCAGCCGCAATTACTTCATACGAAATAAGAGCTTCTGGAATACCATGGAATTTTAATCCGGTTCTTGGATTGGGTCGTCAACCTTACTGGCCGCGATTTTGGGAGACATTCGGTGAAGATTCATATTTAGCAGCTCAATTAGCAGAAAATTATGTTATGGGTATTCAAGGCGATGATCCATCAAATCCGGTTAAAGCTGCTGCATGTATCAAGCATTACTTAGGCGATAGTATGCCGAATAATGGTCGTGACAGAACACCGGCATGGATTCCCGAAAGAGTTATCAGAGATATATTATTACCTCCTTACGCTGCTGGTGTTAAAGCCGGTGCTTTAACTGTTATGGTAAACTCAGGCGAAAATAATGGAATCCCTGCTCATTCGGATCAATTTCTAATTACTGAGATACTCAAGGGTGAACTTCAGTTTAAAGGATTTGTCGTTTCCGATTGGGAAGATATTAAACGTCTTCATACAAGAGATAGAGTTGCGGCTACTCCAAAAGAAGCGGTCAAGATGGCTGTTATGGCAGGTTTGGATATGAGTATGGTTCCATTTGATTTTAGCTTTGCAACATTATTAATAGAATTAGTAAACGAAGGCGAAGTTCCACTGTCAAGAATTGATGATGCAGTGAAAAGAATTTTATACGTTAAACATAAACTCGGTTTATTTGATAATCCTTATCCAAATAAAGAATTAATAAACGGATTTGCATCTGACGAATTCAGAAAAGTAAATCTAAAAGCCGCTCAAGAAGCAATTACGTTATTGAAAAATGAAAACTCAATTCTACCTCTTTCAAAGGATAAAAAAGTTTTAGTTACCGGACCTACATCAAATCAAATGATGAACTTAAACGGTGGTTGGACTATTACATGGCAAGGGAATGTTGAATCACTTTACCCAAAAGAAAAAAATACATTTCTTGAAGCTGTTCAAGCCGAAATTGGAGATGATAATGTAAGCTTTGTTCAAGGAGTAACAATCAATTCGGAAATCAACATTGAAGAAGCTGTTAAAGCAGCAGAAAATGTCGATGTTATTTTTGCTTGTCTTGGTGAAGATCCTTATTGTGAAACACCGGGTAATATCACCGATTTGACTCTCAATGAAATACAATTAAAATTAGTTGATGAATTATCAAAAACCGGCAAACCAATTGTGTTAGTTCTCTACGAAGGAAGACCAAGAGGCATAAATAAAATAGTAGATAAAGTTGACGCAATTTTAATGGGTTATCTCCCTGGAATGGAAGGTGCCGATGCGACAGTAGATATTATTTATGGTGAAGTTAATCCATCCGGTAAACTTCCGTTTAGTTATCCAAAAACACCAATGGGATTTACGACTTACGACTATAAACCATTAGAAAAATTTGATGTGAATGATTACGATCCACAATGGCCTTTCGGATTTGGTTTAAGCTATACTTCATATGAGTATGCTGATTTAAGTGTATCCGAAAGTGCTAAAATTGGAGAAAGTATTGAAGTATCTGTTAAGGTGACAAACACCGGAAAAGTTGCCGGTAAAGAAACCGTAGAACTATATGTAACAGATTTATACGGAAGTGTCACTCGCCCGGTAAAGCAATTAAAAGGTTTTGAAAAAGTTTACCTTGAACCGGGTGAATCTAAAGTTATAAACTTTACACTTACTTCGGACCATTTATCGTTTCATAACAGAGAAAATAAAAAAGTAGTTGAACCGGGTGACTTTAATGTGAAAATCGGTAATTTAATAAAATCATTTACTCTAAATTAA
- a CDS encoding DUF418 domain-containing protein gives MNSSIYTSTNRIILVDSLRGFALMGLFMVHMVEYFELYWYKPEESIFNDISFFLFGGKAFAVFALLFGLSFFIILDNQSERGIDFRKRFAWRLLLLLFLGFLHGLIYGGDILQLLALTGFLLLPIFKAKNYFLLTLAAVFLFQIPAILHIVFFNISEPPVHWALFGPVLQTYAEGSFTDLLKTTLWNSQLAKWSFMFESGRLSTIIGMSILGFWLGRIQFFKNIKDNLRSIKILFGNFLLLTILLMTQKNFINQFINPTENWFISTVIGNYINLSFIIAGVSGFVLLYQLNYFGKFLSLLAPCGRMSLTIYVSQSLFFVPFFYGFGFGAYDFIGQTASFFLGILFWIIQVALAHYWIQKYHFGPLEWVWRSATYLRRDIAFKKA, from the coding sequence ATGAACTCTTCGATTTACACTTCAACAAATAGAATTATTTTAGTCGATTCATTGCGTGGATTTGCTTTGATGGGATTGTTCATGGTCCATATGGTGGAGTACTTCGAGTTGTATTGGTACAAACCGGAAGAAAGTATTTTCAATGATATCTCGTTTTTCCTCTTCGGCGGAAAAGCGTTTGCCGTCTTCGCGCTTCTTTTTGGATTAAGCTTTTTTATCATACTTGATAATCAATCCGAAAGGGGAATCGATTTTCGAAAGAGATTTGCGTGGAGATTACTCTTGCTGCTCTTCTTAGGATTTCTGCACGGATTGATTTACGGCGGAGATATTTTACAGTTATTAGCTTTAACCGGATTTTTACTCCTTCCCATTTTCAAAGCAAAGAATTATTTCTTATTAACTTTAGCTGCTGTGTTTCTGTTTCAAATTCCGGCAATCCTTCATATAGTATTTTTCAATATTTCAGAACCTCCGGTACACTGGGCTTTGTTTGGTCCCGTACTTCAAACATACGCGGAAGGTAGTTTTACGGATTTGCTCAAAACAACTTTGTGGAATTCTCAATTAGCAAAATGGTCATTCATGTTTGAGAGCGGACGACTATCGACAATAATCGGAATGTCAATACTCGGATTTTGGTTAGGCAGAATTCAGTTCTTCAAAAATATTAAGGATAACTTAAGAAGTATAAAAATTCTTTTCGGAAACTTTCTTCTTTTAACAATATTATTGATGACACAAAAAAACTTTATCAATCAATTTATTAATCCAACTGAAAATTGGTTTATATCAACTGTTATCGGTAACTATATAAACCTTTCATTTATTATAGCCGGAGTATCCGGATTCGTTTTACTTTATCAATTAAATTATTTTGGAAAATTCTTAAGCTTGCTGGCACCTTGCGGAAGAATGAGTCTAACGATTTATGTTTCTCAATCACTTTTTTTCGTTCCTTTCTTTTATGGTTTCGGTTTTGGTGCTTATGATTTTATCGGGCAGACAGCCAGTTTCTTTTTGGGAATTTTATTTTGGATAATACAAGTCGCTCTTGCTCATTATTGGATTCAAAAGTATCACTTCGGTCCACTTGAATGGGTTTGGAGATCGGCAACTTATCTTCGAAGAGATATTGCCTTCAAAAAAGCTTGA